In a genomic window of Tissierella sp. Yu-01:
- the pyrB gene encoding aspartate carbamoyltransferase yields the protein MLKGRNLVDPRDFTTEELDSIFAFTKEIINRPEEFAHLCDGKILGTLFYEPSTRTRFSFEAAMLRLGGKVIGFSEPGSSSVKKGESLADTLRTVGSYADIIAMRHHKEGAPQYGAKYCPVPLINAGDGGHQHPTQTLTDLYTILESKGSLNNLTIGFCGDLQFGRTVHSLIKAMSRYENIRFILISPIELQVPEYIKTEVLGQHGLNYVEGERLEDVIGELDILYMTRVQKERFFNEADYIRLKDSYILDLRKLESAKDDLAILHPLPRVNEISMEVDADPRAKYFQQVKNGMYVRMALIAKLLGVR from the coding sequence ATGCTAAAAGGAAGAAACCTAGTTGACCCAAGAGATTTTACTACTGAAGAATTGGACAGTATCTTTGCCTTTACAAAGGAAATTATTAACAGGCCAGAGGAGTTTGCCCATCTTTGTGATGGAAAAATACTTGGTACTTTATTTTATGAGCCTAGCACAAGAACCAGATTTAGTTTTGAAGCCGCAATGTTAAGATTGGGTGGAAAGGTTATCGGGTTCTCTGAGCCAGGCTCTAGTTCTGTAAAAAAGGGTGAAAGTCTTGCAGATACACTAAGAACTGTAGGTTCATATGCAGATATAATAGCCATGAGACATCATAAGGAAGGGGCTCCACAATATGGTGCTAAATATTGTCCAGTACCTTTAATAAATGCAGGAGATGGTGGACATCAGCATCCAACCCAGACATTGACAGATCTATATACAATTTTAGAATCTAAGGGAAGTCTTAATAATCTAACTATAGGATTTTGTGGTGACCTGCAATTTGGGAGAACTGTTCATTCATTAATTAAAGCTATGTCAAGATATGAAAATATTAGATTTATTTTGATTTCACCTATAGAATTACAAGTGCCTGAATATATTAAGACAGAGGTTTTAGGTCAGCATGGCTTAAACTATGTAGAAGGCGAAAGACTAGAAGATGTAATTGGAGAACTAGATATTCTATATATGACAAGAGTTCAAAAGGAAAGATTTTTCAATGAGGCTGATTATATAAGATTAAAGGATAGCTATATATTGGATTTGAGGAAATTGGAAAGTGCGAAAGATGATTTGGCTATTTTGCATCCTCTTCCTAGAGTAAATGAAATCAGTATGGAAGTGGATGCGGATCCAAGAGCTAAGTATTTTCAACAAGTTAAGAATGGAATGTACGTACGTATGGCATTAATAGCTAAATTACTGGGGGTGAG
- a CDS encoding glycerol-3-phosphate acyltransferase: MSKLLLVIIIGYFMGCLQWSYFLSKGIKKMDIRAVGFGNAGASNTVSVFGWKMGVAVALLDILKAVASLLIIRYLFKISFIENNMFSLYLNGTGVILGHNYPFFMQFKGGKGTASTLGMLFGIDYRIGIIGFLIILIFTFATDYIALGTMALVSFFILATIYLDFGTACILIAVFIALQSMYKHLPNFKRIKTKEESRLRDVLKRKSRA, encoded by the coding sequence ATGTCCAAGTTACTTCTGGTTATAATTATTGGCTATTTTATGGGATGTTTACAATGGTCCTATTTTCTTAGTAAGGGCATTAAAAAGATGGATATAAGAGCAGTTGGTTTTGGCAATGCAGGGGCGTCTAATACAGTTAGTGTTTTTGGTTGGAAAATGGGAGTTGCTGTTGCACTTCTTGATATACTAAAGGCTGTTGCTTCATTATTAATCATTAGATATTTGTTTAAGATTTCTTTTATAGAAAATAACATGTTTAGCCTATATTTAAATGGAACAGGGGTCATACTAGGTCACAACTATCCATTCTTTATGCAATTTAAAGGTGGTAAAGGAACCGCCTCAACATTGGGCATGTTATTTGGTATAGACTATAGAATTGGTATTATTGGATTTTTAATAATATTAATATTTACATTTGCAACGGATTATATTGCTTTAGGAACTATGGCTTTAGTATCTTTCTTCATATTAGCTACCATTTATCTTGATTTTGGTACTGCTTGTATCTTAATTGCAGTTTTTATAGCACTGCAAAGTATGTATAAACACTTACCGAATTTCAAAAGAATAAAAACTAAAGAAGAAAGTCGATTAAGAGATGTTTTAAAGAGAAAATCAAGAGCGTAA
- the atpC gene encoding ATP synthase F1 subunit epsilon — protein MSIFHLNIVTPEREFFSDDINKVIVRGVEGELAILKGRAPLITPLKMGKIKIYQGKDIFIAAIEDGYISVDGDYTIVVTKRAEWPHEIDIEGAVEDKRRAEEALNRDHGVDVVQAQLSLRRAMNRIEVSELHKKER, from the coding sequence ATGAGTATATTCCATCTTAATATTGTAACCCCTGAAAGGGAGTTTTTTTCTGATGATATTAACAAGGTTATAGTTAGGGGAGTTGAGGGAGAGCTGGCAATACTTAAAGGAAGAGCGCCTTTGATAACTCCGCTAAAAATGGGGAAAATCAAGATATATCAGGGGAAAGACATTTTTATAGCTGCAATAGAGGATGGCTATATCAGTGTTGATGGGGACTATACCATTGTAGTGACAAAGAGGGCAGAATGGCCTCATGAAATAGATATTGAAGGTGCCGTGGAGGATAAAAGAAGGGCTGAAGAAGCCTTGAATAGGGATCATGGTGTGGACGTAGTTCAAGCTCAGCTGTCCCTTCGACGTGCAATGAATCGTATTGAAGTATCAGAACTTCATAAAAAAGAGCGATAA
- the atpD gene encoding F0F1 ATP synthase subunit beta, whose product MKGKGKVAQIIGPIVDIRFNEDEIPELLNAIEIYKDSEKIVVEVAQHLGDDIVRCVSMGVTDGLVRGMDAWDTGHPIKIPVGRETLGRIFNVLGETIDGNEQVTTSKMKSIHRAAPTFEEQDTSNEILETGIKVVDLIAPYSKGGKVGLFGGAGVGKTVLIQELINNIAKEHGGLSVFAGVGERSREGNDLYHEMIQSGVIDKTALVFGQMNEPPGARMRVALSGLTMAEYFRDEEGQDVLLFIDNIFRFTQAGSEVSALLGRMPSAVGYQPTLATEMGQLQERITSTKRGSITSVQAVYVPADDLTDPAPATTFAHLDATTVLSRSISELGIYPAVDPLDSTSRMLDPKVVGEEHYQVARGVQEILQKYKDLQDIIAILGMDELTDEDKLVVNRARKVQRFLSQPFHVAEEFTGIEGKYVPIRETVRGFKEILDGKHDDVSEMAFFMKGNIDDVLTDASNSEG is encoded by the coding sequence ATGAAGGGAAAAGGGAAAGTAGCCCAGATAATCGGTCCTATAGTCGATATAAGATTTAATGAAGATGAAATTCCGGAGCTTTTAAATGCTATTGAAATATATAAGGATAGTGAAAAAATTGTTGTAGAAGTAGCCCAACACCTAGGGGATGATATAGTAAGATGTGTTTCAATGGGAGTTACAGATGGGCTAGTAAGGGGAATGGATGCATGGGACACAGGTCATCCAATTAAGATACCTGTAGGTAGAGAAACCCTAGGCCGAATCTTTAATGTACTAGGAGAAACTATAGATGGAAATGAACAGGTAACTACCAGCAAAATGAAGTCAATACACAGGGCTGCTCCTACCTTTGAAGAGCAAGATACCTCCAATGAAATACTTGAAACTGGTATTAAGGTAGTTGATTTAATTGCCCCATATTCAAAGGGCGGGAAGGTAGGTTTATTTGGTGGGGCAGGGGTAGGAAAAACCGTCCTCATACAGGAACTCATCAACAACATAGCAAAGGAACATGGTGGACTTTCTGTTTTTGCCGGAGTTGGAGAGCGTTCCAGAGAAGGTAATGACCTTTATCATGAAATGATTCAGTCAGGGGTTATAGATAAAACTGCATTAGTTTTTGGACAGATGAACGAACCACCTGGAGCACGTATGAGAGTTGCTTTGTCAGGACTTACAATGGCAGAATATTTTAGAGATGAAGAGGGACAGGATGTACTTTTATTTATAGATAATATATTTAGATTTACTCAAGCTGGTTCAGAGGTATCAGCACTTCTAGGTAGAATGCCAAGTGCTGTAGGATATCAGCCAACTCTTGCTACTGAAATGGGACAGCTCCAAGAGAGGATTACCTCAACTAAGAGAGGTTCAATTACATCTGTACAGGCAGTGTATGTGCCAGCAGATGATTTAACCGATCCTGCACCTGCTACTACATTTGCTCACTTGGATGCGACAACTGTATTGTCTAGAAGCATATCTGAACTAGGTATATATCCAGCTGTTGATCCCTTGGATTCAACCTCGAGAATGCTTGATCCTAAAGTAGTAGGAGAAGAGCATTACCAAGTTGCGCGTGGTGTACAGGAAATACTTCAGAAATATAAGGATCTACAGGACATTATAGCTATCTTAGGAATGGATGAGCTTACTGATGAAGACAAGTTGGTTGTAAATAGAGCTAGAAAGGTACAGAGATTTTTATCTCAGCCCTTCCATGTTGCAGAAGAGTTTACTGGAATTGAAGGAAAATATGTACCTATAAGAGAGACTGTAAGAGGATTTAAGGAAATCCTTGATGGTAAACATGATGATGTTTCAGAGATGGCTTTCTTCATGAAGGGTAATATTGATGATGTTCTAACAGATGCCAGTAATTCGGAGGGATAG
- the atpG gene encoding ATP synthase F1 subunit gamma — MAQSTRDIKRRIKSISSIMQITNAMELVSSAKLIKARERLIKTRPYYHTVLKNMHQTFNIVGDHHPLLKEREINRSLYIIISDDRGLAGGYNNNIVRLVEDETKGREKEVSLILIGTKSIEHFRGKEYKIRKKFTGITEEPLYSDAEEIGELALNLYKNYAVDEIKIAFTRFINTMTHEPEIRQLLPHVNFWEVEDRNNNVIDFEPSPEEVLDYLIPKYLNSCIYGALIEASCSEQASRKVAMEVASENARELIDELKISYNRARQSAITTELNEIVTSAEVLKD, encoded by the coding sequence ATGGCACAATCCACACGTGATATAAAGAGGAGAATAAAAAGTATAAGTAGTATCATGCAAATAACCAATGCTATGGAGCTGGTTTCTTCGGCGAAGCTTATTAAGGCAAGGGAGCGCTTGATAAAAACCAGACCATATTATCATACTGTTTTGAAAAATATGCATCAGACATTTAATATAGTTGGTGACCATCATCCATTATTGAAGGAAAGAGAAATAAATAGGTCATTATATATTATAATTTCCGATGATAGGGGATTAGCAGGGGGATATAACAACAATATTGTTAGGCTGGTGGAAGATGAAACTAAGGGCAGAGAGAAAGAAGTCTCCTTAATATTAATTGGGACCAAGTCAATAGAGCACTTTAGAGGAAAAGAATATAAGATAAGAAAGAAGTTTACTGGAATTACAGAAGAACCTCTTTATTCTGATGCTGAAGAAATTGGAGAATTGGCACTTAACCTATATAAAAACTATGCAGTTGATGAAATAAAAATTGCTTTTACAAGGTTTATCAACACTATGACACATGAACCAGAAATAAGGCAATTGCTGCCTCATGTGAATTTTTGGGAGGTAGAAGATAGAAATAATAATGTTATAGATTTTGAACCATCACCAGAGGAAGTGCTTGATTATTTAATACCTAAATATTTGAATAGCTGCATTTATGGTGCTTTAATAGAGGCATCTTGTAGTGAGCAAGCTTCTAGAAAAGTTGCAATGGAAGTAGCTTCAGAAAATGCAAGAGAACTTATTGATGAATTAAAGATAAGCTATAACCGTGCAAGGCAGTCAGCAATTACTACAGAATTAAATGAAATTGTTACAAGTGCTGAGGTTCTCAAAGATTAG
- the atpA gene encoding F0F1 ATP synthase subunit alpha, whose product MSLNSVDISLLIKEQIKKYEKNVNLVDTGTVIQVGDGIAQIDGLDACMSGELIEFPGEVYGMALNLELDSVSCVLLGNDRGIKEGDIVKRTGRIVEVPVGEELIGRVVNSLGHPIDGKGSISASKYRAIENMAPGINDRKSVNEPLHTGIRAIDSMFPIGRGQRELIIGDRQTGKTALAIDTIINQKDHDVICIYVAIGQKRSTVAQIVEVLKQNDAMDYTIVVSSTASELAPLQYIAPYAGVTIAEEFMYNGKDVLIVYDDLSKHAVAYRTMSLLLRRSPGREAYPGDVFYLHSRLLERAAKLDDIHGGGSITALPIVETLDGDISAYIPTNVISITDGQIFLETDLFFVGQRPAINTGLSVSRVGSSAQTKAMKKVSGRLKLELAQYRELAAFAQFGSELDKDTRVRLDQGERIMEILKQPQYSPMNVEYQVIILYAVINQYLLDIPVNMVTKFTDEFIKFVEGNFPHIILNIRETRDLTEETEGNIILALKEFEKIFSFT is encoded by the coding sequence ATGTCATTAAATTCAGTAGATATAAGTTTATTAATAAAGGAACAAATAAAAAAATATGAAAAAAATGTGAATTTAGTAGATACAGGAACGGTTATTCAGGTAGGTGACGGTATTGCACAAATTGATGGTCTTGATGCCTGTATGTCTGGAGAGCTTATTGAATTTCCTGGTGAAGTCTATGGTATGGCTTTAAACTTGGAACTTGATAGCGTTAGCTGTGTGTTATTAGGAAATGACAGGGGCATTAAAGAAGGAGACATTGTAAAAAGGACTGGAAGAATAGTAGAAGTTCCTGTTGGTGAAGAACTTATTGGAAGAGTAGTAAATTCTCTTGGTCATCCTATTGACGGTAAAGGTAGTATCAGTGCTAGTAAATATAGAGCAATTGAGAATATGGCTCCAGGTATAAATGATAGAAAGTCTGTTAATGAGCCGCTTCATACTGGAATAAGAGCAATTGATTCTATGTTCCCAATAGGGCGAGGTCAAAGAGAGTTGATTATTGGTGATAGACAGACAGGAAAGACTGCATTGGCTATAGATACTATTATAAATCAAAAGGATCACGATGTAATCTGTATATATGTAGCTATTGGTCAGAAAAGATCAACTGTTGCTCAAATTGTTGAAGTGTTAAAGCAGAATGACGCAATGGATTATACCATTGTAGTTTCATCAACTGCCAGTGAATTAGCACCGTTACAGTATATCGCACCTTATGCAGGAGTAACTATAGCGGAGGAGTTTATGTACAATGGTAAGGATGTTCTGATTGTATATGATGACTTGTCTAAACACGCTGTTGCCTATAGGACTATGTCACTATTACTTAGAAGATCACCAGGTAGAGAAGCATACCCTGGGGATGTTTTCTATTTGCATTCAAGGTTACTGGAAAGAGCAGCAAAGCTCGATGATATACACGGCGGCGGTTCCATAACAGCCTTGCCAATAGTTGAAACCCTTGATGGGGACATATCTGCATACATTCCTACTAATGTTATTTCAATAACAGATGGTCAAATTTTTCTCGAGACAGACCTTTTCTTTGTAGGTCAGAGACCAGCCATAAATACAGGACTTTCCGTATCGAGAGTTGGTAGTTCAGCTCAAACAAAAGCTATGAAAAAGGTATCTGGAAGATTAAAACTTGAACTTGCACAGTACAGGGAGTTAGCAGCATTTGCTCAATTCGGTTCCGAATTGGATAAGGATACTAGAGTGAGATTGGATCAGGGAGAAAGAATAATGGAAATTCTTAAACAACCTCAATATTCACCTATGAATGTTGAATATCAGGTTATTATTCTTTATGCGGTTATTAATCAATATCTTTTAGATATTCCTGTAAATATGGTTACAAAATTTACAGATGAATTTATTAAATTTGTTGAAGGTAATTTCCCTCATATAATATTGAATATTAGGGAAACTAGAGATTTAACAGAAGAAACGGAAGGAAATATTATATTAGCTTTAAAGGAATTTGAAAAAATATTTAGCTTTACGTAA
- a CDS encoding F0F1 ATP synthase subunit delta, which produces MAKLNKRIDYTLASDFSLIDASLELYKKADSQKELDFVKEILEKETEFVDLLMNPDIKENEKRSLIDNTFKDNVSEQMLILLKKLFLKYTDVVTVTAITAVPMDEHAQEKLSKVLYEKLNKDVMLINEVDTSIIGGVLLKVGDKIMDATLGNELRSISKTLKEVSL; this is translated from the coding sequence ATGGCTAAGCTAAACAAGAGAATTGATTACACATTAGCAAGCGATTTTTCATTAATTGATGCCAGTCTGGAGCTTTATAAAAAAGCGGATTCTCAGAAGGAATTAGATTTTGTAAAGGAGATCCTGGAAAAAGAAACTGAATTTGTGGATTTGTTGATGAATCCAGATATAAAAGAGAATGAGAAAAGAAGCTTAATAGACAATACCTTCAAAGATAATGTATCAGAACAAATGTTAATATTATTGAAGAAATTATTTCTTAAATATACTGATGTGGTAACTGTTACAGCAATAACAGCAGTACCAATGGATGAACATGCTCAGGAAAAGCTAAGTAAGGTCTTGTATGAAAAACTTAACAAGGATGTAATGCTAATAAATGAAGTAGATACATCTATTATAGGTGGAGTTCTTTTAAAGGTTGGAGATAAGATAATGGATGCAACATTGGGAAATGAACTTAGATCCATTAGCAAAACTTTAAAAGAGGTATCATTATAG
- the atpF gene encoding F0F1 ATP synthase subunit B, producing MGDYQVLVIPELKSMIITAITLVILYVVYKKFLYVPVNMYLQERRNLIQSEINDAKSLKEQAIAIKQEQEAYISEAQRQAQEIIENSRKFGEEMKENILLEAKKEAREIIVKAQKEVEKQKKDALEEIKLQSVDIAVLIASKIMEEQISVDKQNYLIDKFIDEVGTSEWLS from the coding sequence TTGGGTGATTATCAAGTACTGGTTATACCAGAGTTGAAGAGTATGATTATTACTGCTATTACTTTAGTTATTTTGTATGTAGTTTATAAAAAATTCTTATATGTACCTGTAAATATGTATTTACAAGAAAGAAGAAATCTAATTCAATCGGAAATTAATGATGCTAAATCTCTAAAGGAACAAGCAATAGCCATAAAACAAGAGCAAGAGGCCTATATAAGCGAAGCACAGCGTCAGGCTCAGGAGATAATTGAAAATTCCAGAAAATTCGGTGAAGAAATGAAGGAGAACATACTATTAGAAGCAAAAAAGGAAGCTAGAGAGATTATTGTTAAAGCTCAGAAGGAAGTTGAAAAACAAAAGAAGGATGCTTTAGAAGAAATTAAACTTCAATCGGTAGACATAGCTGTTTTGATTGCATCTAAGATAATGGAAGAGCAAATAAGTGTAGATAAACAGAATTATCTTATTGATAAATTTATTGATGAGGTAGGTACATCAGAATGGCTAAGCTAA
- the atpE gene encoding ATP synthase F0 subunit C translates to MLQGISSEAFVLGMSAIAASICMLAGSFGALGQGMAAAKACEAVGRQPEASAEITRTMVLGQAITETNAIYGLVIAIILLFVQPLLAAL, encoded by the coding sequence ATGTTACAAGGTATATCAAGTGAAGCATTTGTATTAGGAATGTCAGCAATAGCTGCTAGTATCTGCATGTTAGCAGGGAGTTTTGGTGCATTAGGTCAAGGTATGGCGGCAGCGAAAGCATGTGAAGCAGTAGGAAGACAACCAGAAGCTTCTGCAGAGATAACTAGAACTATGGTTTTAGGGCAAGCAATAACAGAGACTAATGCTATTTATGGTTTAGTAATAGCTATAATACTACTATTTGTACAACCTTTATTAGCTGCTTTATAA
- the atpB gene encoding F0F1 ATP synthase subunit A yields the protein MGLSETVMNGILVVLALSIFAIVVNIKVKKAKVDKAPSNFLNIIEMFVEFINDMVKSNMGEKGMKFAPLMITLMSYLAVANIFGLIGLASPTSDYSITLTLALFVFALVQVVKFRSYGGLVGYGKSFTEPVPLLTPINIISEIANPISMSFRLFGNIMSGSLIMALLHGALGYFSPLVTAPLRLYFDIFTGLLQAYIFVMLTMIFIDGAVK from the coding sequence ATGGGTTTATCAGAAACAGTAATGAATGGAATATTAGTAGTTCTTGCACTATCCATATTTGCTATTGTAGTGAATATTAAAGTAAAAAAGGCTAAAGTAGATAAGGCTCCATCAAATTTTTTAAATATAATTGAAATGTTTGTAGAATTTATCAATGATATGGTAAAAAGTAATATGGGTGAAAAAGGCATGAAATTTGCACCACTTATGATAACTTTAATGAGTTATTTAGCAGTTGCAAATATATTTGGTTTAATAGGACTGGCATCACCTACATCGGACTATAGTATTACACTAACTTTAGCACTTTTTGTATTTGCTTTAGTTCAAGTAGTTAAATTTAGAAGCTATGGTGGTTTAGTTGGATATGGTAAAAGTTTTACAGAACCTGTTCCTTTATTGACTCCAATAAATATTATATCTGAGATTGCAAACCCTATATCCATGTCCTTTCGTCTCTTTGGAAATATAATGAGTGGTTCTTTAATTATGGCATTACTTCATGGTGCCTTAGGGTATTTTTCGCCATTAGTGACAGCACCACTTCGTTTGTATTTCGATATATTTACAGGTCTTTTACAGGCTTACATTTTTGTTATGTTAACAATGATATTTATAGATGGGGCAGTAAAATGA
- a CDS encoding ATP synthase subunit I — translation MNKDLVFKVSKVVVILSLFIVGFMAFLFKNPRPIILGYIFGASINVLTFYLINDSANKLIKMEPSKAKSRAYFNYFFRFTIYFIVLLVSALAEYLNLFGTFLGLNMVKGSIYILSIIDKYFLK, via the coding sequence ATGAACAAAGACCTCGTATTTAAGGTATCAAAAGTTGTAGTCATATTAAGTCTATTTATTGTGGGATTTATGGCATTTCTTTTCAAAAATCCAAGACCTATTATTTTAGGATATATATTTGGTGCATCTATCAATGTATTAACTTTTTATTTGATAAATGATTCAGCTAATAAGTTGATTAAGATGGAACCATCAAAGGCAAAAAGTCGTGCCTATTTCAATTATTTCTTTAGATTTACAATATATTTTATTGTTTTATTAGTTTCTGCCCTTGCAGAATATCTTAATCTATTTGGTACCTTTCTAGGTTTGAATATGGTAAAAGGTTCCATTTATATTTTGAGTATTATTGATAAGTACTTTTTAAAATAA
- a CDS encoding type II toxin-antitoxin system Phd/YefM family antitoxin has translation MPHIRPISDLRNHFADISKLVHETHEPVFLTKNGYGDMVVMSMESYEKKMFESEHYDRLKEEEVVSVTNDKQASKE, from the coding sequence TTGCCACATATTCGTCCGATTTCAGATTTGAGAAATCATTTTGCTGATATTTCAAAGCTGGTACACGAGACTCATGAGCCGGTTTTTTTAACCAAGAATGGTTATGGAGATATGGTTGTCATGAGCATGGAATCTTATGAGAAAAAGATGTTCGAAAGTGAACATTACGATAGATTAAAGGAAGAAGAAGTTGTATCAGTGACCAATGATAAGCAAGCTTCAAAGGAATAG
- a CDS encoding AraC family transcriptional regulator: MIIKKIFQSNKLLARLIISYFITSVLLTSILMLIVSAFVSTYIEKRTTAAATDLLSQSYSTAYYALTDIYGDYYEMWSKNELIKNVLGPSPLSEEDYIDITETFDTEIFRNDLIESIYLINKHSNTVISNISSYDLENFQDQDALLLFDEFEKHYNTYKDEIFFPRSVQVENNGHMISKNLISIIYSVKDDNGQLSSGIMVNINQDRLSKLINTDNDSNLMIIVNSKGKVISDSKGNFGFTLPRDDFYMTIANSTKIRDNFTSYFMGEKSFVTYIKAMDLGFVFISITPYSILEHEIIRTNSIVAIFFIISMIISLIVSFYSTKKIYDPLNEILLKMKENPSISGSMSLDEYELLGETYNSLVVKDKETHLSRIFNGSYGETSLEILGYNNDNKYMTFSVIPDDEEDITNEILEKIVELINQNTNWAAAITASNCVSSIINSYDFNDDKIESIIEVLINLQKVISDELYITVSIGLGTMVNNLDSIKFSHRYAMLAVQNALSNGENQVVYYNDIENSKVAASQNKDSIANKIKEYVDNNFTRQDFSVDEISNEVNLSLGYIRQIFKNEKGITLNDYIIDCRIEMAKHLLKTTDKTAKDIAEEVGYFDNRYFYTLFKKKVGMTTDEYRKSSKEGGLNEAKESN, translated from the coding sequence TTGATAATAAAAAAAATATTTCAAAGCAACAAACTATTAGCTAGATTAATAATTTCTTATTTCATAACATCTGTGCTACTAACTAGTATTTTAATGTTAATTGTATCTGCTTTTGTTTCTACTTATATTGAAAAACGAACTACTGCAGCTGCCACTGATCTGTTAAGTCAATCATATTCTACCGCGTATTATGCTCTTACTGATATTTATGGTGATTATTATGAAATGTGGTCTAAGAATGAACTCATAAAAAATGTACTAGGTCCATCTCCTTTATCGGAGGAAGATTATATAGATATAACAGAAACATTTGATACAGAAATCTTTAGAAATGATTTAATAGAGTCAATATACTTAATAAATAAACACTCAAATACTGTTATATCTAATATATCATCTTATGACTTAGAGAACTTCCAGGACCAAGATGCATTATTGCTATTTGATGAATTCGAAAAGCACTATAACACTTATAAGGATGAAATATTCTTCCCTAGAAGTGTACAAGTAGAAAACAATGGACATATGATAAGCAAAAATCTCATTTCCATTATTTACTCTGTAAAAGATGATAATGGTCAACTTTCTTCTGGAATCATGGTAAATATTAATCAGGATAGACTTTCCAAGTTAATAAATACAGACAATGATTCTAATTTAATGATTATTGTTAATAGCAAAGGTAAGGTAATATCTGATTCTAAGGGTAATTTTGGGTTTACTCTACCAAGAGATGATTTTTATATGACAATTGCTAATAGCACTAAAATTAGGGATAACTTCACAAGTTACTTTATGGGAGAAAAGTCCTTCGTAACCTATATAAAAGCCATGGACTTAGGATTTGTTTTCATCAGTATTACTCCATATTCAATCTTGGAGCATGAAATAATAAGAACTAACAGTATTGTAGCAATTTTCTTTATTATATCCATGATAATAAGCTTAATTGTAAGCTTCTATTCAACTAAGAAAATATATGATCCACTAAATGAGATTCTACTAAAGATGAAAGAAAATCCGTCTATTAGTGGATCCATGTCATTAGATGAATATGAACTATTAGGTGAAACCTATAATAGCCTAGTAGTAAAGGATAAGGAAACACATCTATCGAGGATTTTTAATGGTAGTTACGGAGAGACTTCTCTCGAGATACTTGGCTATAACAACGATAATAAGTATATGACATTTTCAGTGATCCCAGATGATGAAGAAGATATAACCAATGAGATATTAGAAAAAATAGTTGAATTGATAAATCAGAATACCAACTGGGCAGCTGCAATAACTGCTAGTAATTGTGTAAGTAGTATAATTAATAGCTATGATTTTAATGATGATAAAATTGAAAGTATTATAGAAGTTTTAATCAATCTTCAAAAGGTTATATCTGATGAATTATATATTACAGTATCAATTGGACTCGGAACCATGGTAAATAATCTAGATAGTATAAAATTTAGTCATAGATATGCTATGTTAGCAGTTCAAAATGCCTTAAGCAATGGAGAAAATCAAGTAGTTTATTATAACGATATTGAAAATAGTAAAGTCGCTGCAAGTCAAAATAAAGATTCCATAGCTAATAAAATCAAGGAATATGTTGATAACAATTTCACTAGACAGGATTTCTCAGTAGATGAGATTTCAAATGAAGTAAATTTATCTTTAGGATATATTAGGCAGATATTTAAAAATGAAAAGGGTATTACATTAAATGATTACATTATAGATTGTAGAATTGAAATGGCCAAACATTTACTTAAAACTACTGACAAAACCGCAAAGGACATAGCAGAAGAAGTAGGATATTTTGATAATAGGTATTTCTATACATTATTTAAAAAGAAAGTCGGAATGACCACAGATGAATATAGAAAATCTTCAAAGGAGGGTGGATTAAATGAAGCCAAAGAATCTAACTAG